DNA sequence from the Xyrauchen texanus isolate HMW12.3.18 chromosome 32, RBS_HiC_50CHRs, whole genome shotgun sequence genome:
GCGTGCTAAGAAAGAAACTCGGTTGCAGTTTCTTGTGTGTTTagtgataaaaataatgcaagcTCTCACGTGAACATGCTTCTCTTATgcggtcatgaatgtgcaacagCCTTTTtcagattttcactgaaaatgaccTAAAGTCCTtattagaagacttggaatgtgacACACGAGTTACTGcacttggactacttttatgatacatttgggtcctttactgagctttaaagtgagtccaTATTAACTGCGATTATAAAAACTGATGAACAggaatattcattaaaatgtattttttgtgttctgcataagaaataaagtcttatgggtttagaatgacatgatgttaataaaagtttgactgaaatgtcatttttgggtttaaAGTCAATCAATTCacagtcatgtaaacatgacctGCCTTTCTTATCCCACAGACTGAATACAATCATGGACTCAGATAAAGTACTGGTGATGCATGCTGGGAAGGTGGTGGAGTTTGACAGCCCTGCTGCCCTGTGCCAAAGAGAGGGCTCTGTCTTCCAGAAACTCTTACGCGGAAGGGATGACTAAGCCCCGGCTTTATGACTTTTCAGCTAAGaatgtagtttaaaaaaaggTGCAGCACTGATCCATCACTCTGGCTCTCACAGAGTCAGGTGCATGGTCATTAGATACTTACAGATACCTGCAGTTTATCATGTTATACTATGTAAACCCATGTAAAACTCAGAAAATTGTGTTGGTCTTTTATAAATGGTCACATGTTAAATTTATGTAAAATGATCTGGCTGTCTCAAaagtaaatagttttttttctctaCTTTTTGGCGTTTACAGATTTCTTTCAGTCAACtttatatcctatatatatatttataatctatatttttttttattttagaaaatctactcAAAAGTACTTTTTCTCTTTTCAAAGAggtacattattttatttcagaGTAAGGCGTGAGCATTAtactgtgttttattattatttattactgtGGTTTCAGCACATTGTCTCTTCTGAGAATGTTCATAATGCATAACCAGTTCCATTAAAGGTGTAAATAAATCATCTCCTCCCAGAACAACCGTTTTCATTCGGGTAAGAGAGACTACGCCTTGTGCAGGTGGGTGTATGAGTCATATGAGTCATAAGGGAGTAAATGCATGCATAGTTgtacctttttttctttttttttttacaattcctttTGATTTTTTCCCATCAATCTGGATTCAGGGAgtggtttgtttttgttatgtaACCCTAACTCTAGTGCAGGACAGGCAGCTATGCTGAAGGAATATGAGGTTTGAGGTATGTGTTTGAGGTTAAACCAGTTCGTCCAGTCTTTATGTGTATTACCTGCTGCAATGGGAATTCCATAAACAGTAAGAGGAGAACAGAGGTAAACACATTTTCATTCGGCTGTGCATGGAAACTGTTGTCCTCAGCATGGCACATTATCAGTGCTATGTAACAAGGATCTAAAATCTTAATACAGTCTCATTGGATACAAGGTATGACTTTTCTTTgttattctgtttgttgattttaCATTAGTATTTTGTACTATACAATGTTTGTGTAAAACAGTCAGTATTGTGGTGAAGGTAAAGTATGAATGTATAGGAAATGCATGCATTCTGCTGTTACTATTATGAATGATTGTGCTGAAAATGTATATTCcaagaattaaaaaaacatgctgtactgattaaattagtttttttactgtaattagttTAAATTTTTAATGTATTCATATAACAGCTTACACAATAGATGTACATTAAAACAAAGCATTACACATGGATGTTCACATTTCAGGCATGTGAAACTGACTGTAGTAGAGAAAGTAGATATTAGTTCATAATTGGGTTGTTTTTGGAGTCTATGTTTCAATGACATAAGATTGCATTAACTTATTGTGGAActggttttaaaaatgtgtgtcaTTACAGATCTTTATGATTATAAGAATGATTATAAAAATGCCCACTACCAATGTGATCATGCATGTTTAAATCAGAGGGTGTGGTTAACAAGGTGAGGTCTGTTTAGTTTACTTTGTTCTGGTATAACCTGTTCCTAGCTCTGTCTGTAACACTATCCCAGAACAATTCCTTGAAGACCTCACAATTTTGGCTCTGATAACAACCCTGTGGGATTAAACATCCATTTTATTCCAGTGGGATGATTCAGACTTTAGCAATATGAGAGATAATATTTTAAAGCAAAGATGTGTAATGCACAACAAGAAATGTTCTTGCTACAAGTAACAAATTGCAGTATCACTTTAAATTAATTAAGGAATGATGTTTGCTTAGTGAGTCTAGCACAATCTTAACTTTGTTTAGGAAGTGCTCCTTTTCATTCACTGATTGCCTCGTGTGTTCAAAAAGTACTCCAATGGAAAAATCTGTCAGTGCAGTATTAACAACCGTTAACaattacatgtgttttttttataagaTTGAAAATCATCAGCACTGTGTTTTGAAGTTTATTTAGAGATGACAAGCCATAGAGTTACACCTGCTTAAAAATTCCTTTTACATTAACAGGTTTGAGTTTGAGGCGTTCCTTTGCTgtaaatacaatatatactattaaAATGGTATgttatcacattttattttccaGTCTATATCCTAACTTTATTATGTGTGTGCACTTTGTGTCAAGATAAAtccaatcatatatatatatttttcataccTTTTCTATGCAGTTCTACACTTTTgtacaaatatacatatacatttatttaatgaataatggCATGACAAATTCTTGGAATTTGCAGGCTGGTCATCGAAGAAGCCTCTCTGACAGCCTGCTTCTTGATGATAATGTCTCTGGAGGGATGTCTGAGTTCACAGACCTGGACTTTCATGAAGGTACAGTTTCATGAATGTTTGAATAGCCTTTGTATTGTGTACATCAACCTATATTTATTGATATCATCAGATTGACTGTTTGAAAATACTTATACTGTGGAGAAAATTGCTTTGTGTTGAACATTGACATGGTGAAAACCTAGTTGAACAGGTCTTAAGGATAAGTGTTGATAACAGACTATATTGTACATTACATTGATGTTTTAGAAGATGGAATTGTGGATGCCAACATTCACTTCAAtcagaaaaaaaggaaagaaggtCTTGACGTTTTGAAGTTTAATGATAAGGTGCAGGTGTTGACAAAGTATGATTTGAAATCCAGCAAGAGCATGGACAGTCTGGATCAGAATGTCAGAGCTCCAGATGAGGTGTGTGCACATCACATTCACATATTCTTGCAACCCTGAATTATTCCAAAATCATTGACATGTTATGATTCAAATCTGTCAGCAGATGTGGAAAGATTCTTATGACAAGCTCTACAATAACAAAGTCAAGAAATACATGAAAGGAAATAAATCTTTTCAAGAAAACAGAGATTCATTGACAGGCCAGAGGGAAAGACCTACTTCTGACATCAGTAAATCCCATTTAATGGATTTCCCTACTGCTGACTGTAAAAGCAAGGTAAATGTTGCAGCTTGCCTCCAGAATGCAGATCGTATGCGACCCACTCCATATGCAACAGAACCTGCTTATAAATTTGGGGCTTTTATGGCACATGATGATACCAGGGATTCTACAAGTGAATACAACTCAGACTTATTACAAGGACCTGATCTGATGAGAGCAGAAAAGATCAAAGCTGACATTGCAAGTGATGTTGATAATGAAATTAACATACATGGTAGGAAacttaaaaatagaaaaatagatcTCGGTATCAGTACACCAGATTCAAATCTTACACTGCCAAATACCAAAGGAGCTCCTGTGATAAATCTCACAAAAGGCAActtcaaaagcccaaaagcagaGCTTAATGACCATGATATTGATATGGAAGTTCCATCAAGTCTGCTCAAAGGGGCAAAATTAAAACTGCCCAAGTTTAACCTCCCTGGATTCAACAAGACAGACATTGATTATGATGGAAAAATAGAGGGATCAAAATTGGCATTGTCATCCTCTGAATTAGGTGCAGGGCTTAATGGTTCTAATAGTCAGATTGATGGACCACAAGCTGATTTTAAAGGTCAGAAAGCAGACTTTACACTTCCAGATATGGACATGCCATCTGGAAAACTGAAAATGCCCACTTTCAACATGCCTGATTTTGGTCCCTCAGGACCCAAAATAAAGACACCTGACTATGAACTGAAGACTCCTGAAATGGATCTGTCTGCTCCAAAGATTAACACAGACTTCGATTCCCCAGACTTCAACATCAAAGGTCATAAGGCAGATATCACAGCTCCAGACATAAATGTTGATATGCCTAAAGGTAAACTTAAGGGACCAAATTTGAAGAAACCCAAGCTTGACATAGATGCATCTGACCTTGATATTAATGCCCCATCAGGTAAATTAAAGCTGCCAAAATTTGGCCTCTCGGGTAGCAAGCCAAAAGGACCCGATCTTCAGATAAATTCTCCAGATCTGAATCTCAAAAGCCCCAAAATTAAGGGAGGACTTGATACCCCAGACATGGATTTGACTCTCCCTCAATCTGATTTCAAAGGCCCGGACCTAGATATCAATTCACCTGATTTTGATGTTAATGGTCCTTCTAGTAAATTCAATATGCCAAAGTTAAAGATGCCACGTTTTGGCCTGTCAGGCTTAGAACGGCCACATATGAATGTGGATACTGACATTGATCAAGCAGACCTTAATCTGAGCACATCAACTCCCAAAATAAATACTGGGATACATGGTCCTGATATTGGCATTCATGGACCTAACATTGATATCAAAGGTTCAAAAACAGACCTTAAACTTCCAGAAATGGACATGCCTTCTGGAAGACTGAAAACACCTACTTTCAAGATGCCTGATTTTGGTCTGCCAAGTCCCAAATTAAAGACACCTGACTATGAACTAAAGACCCCTGAAATGGATCTGTCAGCTCCAAAGATTAAGGGAGAATTTGATTCCCCAGACTTCAACATCAAAGGTCATAAGCCAGATATCACAGCTCCAGACATGAATGTTGATATGCCTAAAGGTAATCTTAAGGGACTAAATTTGAAGAAACCTAATCTTGACATGAATGCACCTGATTTTGACTTGAATGCCCCTTCAGGTAAACTAAAACTGCCAAAATTTGGCATCTCTGGTAGCAAGCCAAAAGGACCCAATCTTAATATCAATTCTCCAAATCTGAATCTCAAAAGCCCCAAAATTAAGGGTGGACTCGATACCCCAAACATGGATTTGACTCTCCCTCAGTCTGATTTGAAAGGCCCAAACCTAGATATCAAATCACCTGATATTGATGTTAATGGCCCCTCAGGTAAATTTAAAATGCCAAAGTTAAAGATGCCAAGTTTTGGCATGTCAGGTCCCAAAATAAAGACACCTGACTATGAACTGAAAACTCCTGAAATGGATCTGTCAGCTCCAAAGATTAAGGCAGACTTTGATTCCCCAGACTTCAACATTAAAGGTCATAAACCAGATATCACAGCTCCAGACATGAATGTTGATATACCTAAAGGTAATCTTAAGGGACTGAATTTGAAGAAACCCAATCTTGACATGAATGCACCTGATTTTGACATAAATGCCCCTTCAGGTAAACTGAAAATGCCAAAATTTGGCTTTTCAGGTAGCAAGCCAAAAGGACCTGATCTTAAAGTCAAGTCTCCAGATCTGAATCTCAAAAGCCCCAAAATTAAGGGAGGACTTGATACCCCAGACATGGATTTGACTCTCCCTCAGTCTGATTTGAAAGGCCCAAACCTAGATATCAAATCACCTGATATTGATGTTAATGCCCCCTCAGGTAAATTCAAAATGCCAAAGTTTAAAATGCCAAGTTTTGGCATGTCAGGCTTGAAAGGGCCACAAATGAATGTGGATGCCAACATTGATCAGCCAGATATTAATCTGAGCACATCAACTCCCAAACTAAATGCAGGGATAAATGGCCCTGATATGGGCATTAATGAACCTAATGTTGACCTCAAAGGTCCAAAAACAGACCTTAAACTTCCAGACATGGACATGCCTTCTGGAAAACTGAAAATGCCCACTTTCAAGATGCCTGATTTGGGTCTGTCAGGACCCAAATTAAAAACACCTGACTATGAACTGAATACCCCTGACATTGATCTGTCAGCTCCAAAGATTAAGGGAGACTTTGATTCCCCAGACTTCAACATCAAAGGTCATAAGCCAGATATCACAGCTCCAGACATGAATGTTGATATGCCTAAAGGTAATCTTAAGGGACTAAATTTGAAGAAACCTAATCTTGACATGAATGCACCTGATTTTGACTTGAATGCCCCTTCAGGTAAACTAAAACTGCCAAAATTTAGCATCTCTGGTAGCAAGCCAAAAGGACCCAATCTTAATATCAATTCTCCAAATCTGAATCTCAAAAGCCCCAAAATTAAGGGTGGACTCGATACCCCAAACATGGATTTGACTCTCCCTCAGTCTGATTTGAAAGGCCCAAACCTAGATATCAAATCACCTGATATTGATGTTAATGGCCCTTCAGGTAAATTTAAAATGCCAAAGTTAAAGATGCCAAGTTTTGGCATGTCAGGTCCCAAAATAAAGACACCTGACTATGAACTGAAGACTCCTGAAATGGATCTGTCAGCTCCAAATATTAAGGCAGACTTTGATTCCCCAGACTTCAACATTAAAGGTCATAAGCCAGATATCACAGCTCCAGACATGAATGTTGATATACCTAAAGGTAATCTTAATGGACTAAATTTGAAGAAACCCAATCTTGACATGAATGCACCTGATTTTGACATAAATGCCCCTTCAGGTAAACTGAAACTGCCAAAATTTGGCTTTTCAGTTAGCAAGCCAAAAGGACCTGATCTTAAAGTCAAGTCTCCAGATCTGAATCTCAAAAGCCCCAAAATTAAGGGAGGACTTGATACCCCAGACATGGATTTGACTCTCCCTCAGTCTGATTTGAAAGGCCCAAACCTAGATATCAAATCACCTGATATTGATGTTAATGCCCCCTCAGGTAAATTCAAAATGCCAAAGTTTAAAATGCCAAGTTTTGGCATGTCAGGCTTGAAAGGGCCACAAATGAATGTGGATGCCGACATTGATCAACCAGATATTAATCTGAGCACATCAGCTCCCAAACTAAATGCAGGGATAAATGGCCCTGATATTGGCATTAATGGACCTAATGTTGACCTCAAAGGTCCAAAAACAGACCTTAAACTTCCAGACATGGACATGCCTTCTGGAAAACTGAAAATGCCCACTTTCAAGATGCCTGATTTGGGTCTGTCAGGACCCAAAGTAAAAACACCTGACTATGAATTGAATACCCCTGACTTTGATCTGTCAGCTCCAAAGATTAAGGGAGACTTTGATACCCCAGACTTCAACATCAAAGGTCATAAGCCAGATATCACAGCTCCAGACATGAATGTTGATATGCCTAAAGGTAAATTTAAGGGACTAAATTTGAAGAAACCTAATCTTGACATGAATGCACCTGATTTTGACATGAATGCCCCTTCAGGTAAACTAAAACTGCCAAAATTTGCCATCTCGGGTAGCAAGCCAAAAGGACCCAATCTTAATATCAATTCTCCAAATCTGAATCTCAAAAGCCCCAAAATTAAGGGTGGACTCGATACCCCAGACATGGATTTTACTCTCCCTCAGTCTGATTTGAAAGGCCCAAACCTAGATATCAAATCACCTAATATTGATGTTAATGGCCCTTCAGGTAAATTTAAAATGCCAAAGTTAAAGATGCCAAGTTTTGGCATGTCAGGTCCCAAAATAAAGACACCTGACTATGAACTGAAAACTCCTGAAATGGATTTGTCAGCTCCAAAGATTAAGGCAGACTTTGATTCCCCAGACTTCAACATTAAAGGTCATAAACCAGATATCACAGCTCCAGACATGAATGTTGATATACCTAAAGGTAATCTTAAGGGACTAAATTTGAAGGAACCCAATCTCGACATGAATGAACCTGATTTTGACATAAATGCCCCTTCAGGTAAACTGAAACTGCCTAAATTTGGCTTTTCAGGTAGCAAGCCAAAAGGACCTGATCTTAAATTCAAGTCACCAGATCTGAATCTCAAAAGCCCCAAAATTAAGGGAGGACTTGATACCCCAGACATGGATTTGACTCTCCCTCAGTCTGATTTGAAAGGCCCAAACTTAGATATCAAATCACCTGATATTGATGTTAATGGCCCCTCAAGTAAATTTAAAATGCCAAAGTTAAAAATGCCAAGTTTTGGCATGTCAGGCTTGAAAGGGCCACAAATGAATGTGGATGCCGACATTGATCAACCAGATATTAATCTGAGCACATCAACTCCCAAACTAAATGCAGGGATAAATGGCCCTGATATTGGCATTAATGGACCTAATGTTGACCTCAAAGGTCCCAAAACAGACCTTACATTTCCAGACTTGGACATGCCTTCTGGAAAACTGAAAATGCCCAATTTCAAGATGCCTGATTTGTGTCTGTCAGGACCCAAATTAAAAACACCTGACTATGAACTGAAGACTCCTGAAATGGATCTGTCAGCTCCAAAGATTAAGGGAGATTTTGATTCCCCAGACTTTAACATCAAAGGTCATAAGCCAGATATCACAGCTCCAGACATGAATGTTGATATACCTAAAGGTAATCTTAAGGGACTAAATTTGAAGAAACCTAATCTTGACATGAATGCACCTGATTTTGACATAAATACCCCTTCAGGTAAATTGAAACTGCCAAAATTTGGCTTTTCTGGTAACAAGCCAAAAGGACCTGATCTTAAAATAAATTCTCCAGATCTGAACCTCAAAAGCCCCAAAATGACAGGGGGACTTGATAATCCAAACATGGATTTTACTCTCCCTCAGTCTGATTTGAAAGGCCCGAACCTAGATATCATATCACCTGATATTGATGTTAATGCCCCTTCAGGTAAATTCAAAATGCCAAAGTTACAAATGCCAAGTTTTGGCATGTCAGGCTTGAAAGGGCCACAAATGAATGTGGATGCCGACGTTGATCGGCCAGATATTAATCTGAGCACATCAATTCCAAAATTAAATGCAGGGATAAATGGCCCTGATATGGGCATTAATGAACCTAATGTTGAGCTCAAAGGTCCAAAAACAGACCTTAAACGTCCAGACATGGACATGCCTTCTGGAAAATGGAAAATGCCCACTTTAAAGATGCCTGATTTGGGTCTCTCAGGTCCCAAAATAAAGACACCTGACTATGAACTCAAGGCCCCTGAAATGGATTTGTTTAAGGCCAACTTTGATTCCCCAGACTTCAATATCATAGGACATAAGCCAAATATTACAGCCCCAGACATGAATGTTGACATGCCTAAAGGGAAACTTAAAGGACTAAATATAGAGAAGCCTAATCTTTACATGAACGCACAAGACTTTGACATTGATGCTCCTTCAGGTAAAATGAAACTGCCAAAATTGAGTCTTTCAGGAAGCAAGCTAGAAGGACAGGACTTTAATGTAAATTCTCCAAAGATGAATAACCCCAAAATTAGAAGAGGAATTGATAGCCCTGATTTTCAAGGCATGGGGTCTGATTATGATGTCTATGCACAAATGCACGCTAAAGATCTTGCAGTTCAAAAGGGTAAAATCAAAGGAGTCAAAACATATGATATGGATGTACCCTCAAGAGACATTAGAATACCAGGTGGATTTGATATTGATGAAAACTGGAACACTATGTCAGTGCCTAAACCCCATGCTTCAAGAAGTAGAGAACATTTTGCTGTGACACATTCAAATATGGGAATGAACACCATGCAAGGATCACCCCATATTGGAGGTAGAGCAGATTATTATGGAAGAACTAATAAGATTCCTAAGAGTCATTACACTACTGATGACATATGCTATACTTGGAAAGGAATGCCTAGTATAGATGGAAGG
Encoded proteins:
- the LOC127625796 gene encoding neuroblast differentiation-associated protein AHNAK-like isoform X2, producing MAGHRRSLSDSLLLDDNVSGGMSEFTDLDFHEEDGIVDANIHFNQKKRKEGLDVLKFNDKVQVLTKYDLKSSKSMDSLDQNVRAPDEMWKDSYDKLYNNKVKKYMKGNKSFQENRDSLTGQRERPTSDISKSHLMDFPTADCKSKVNVAACLQNADRMRPTPYATEPAYKFGAFMAHDDTRDSTSEYNSDLLQGPDLMRAEKIKADIASDVDNEINIHGRKLKNRKIDLGISTPDSNLTLPNTKGAPVINLTKGNFKSPKAELNDHDIDMEVPSSLLKGAKLKLPKFNLPGFNKTDIDYDGKIEGSKLALSSSELGAGLNGSNSQIDGPQADFKGQKADFTLPDMDMPSGKLKMPTFNMPDFGPSGPKIKTPDYELKTPEMDLSAPKINTDFDSPDFNIKGHKADITAPDINVDMPKGKLKGPNLKKPKLDIDASDLDINAPSGKLKLPKFGLSGSKPKGPDLQINSPDLNLKSPKIKGGLDTPDMDLTLPQSDFKGPDLDINSPDFDVNGPSSKFNMPKLKMPRFGLSGLERPHMNVDTDIDQADLNLSTSTPKINTGIHGPDIGIHGPNIDIKGSKTDLKLPEMDMPSGRLKTPTFKMPDFGLPSPKLKTPDYELKTPEMDLSAPKIKGEFDSPDFNIKGHKPDITAPDMNVDMPKGNLKGLNLKKPNLDMNAPDFDLNAPSGKLKLPKFGISGSKPKGPNLNINSPNLNLKSPKIKGGLDTPNMDLTLPQSDLKGPNLDIKSPDIDVNGPSGKFKMPKLKMPSFGMSGPKIKTPDYELKTPEMDLSAPKIKADFDSPDFNIKGHKPDITAPDMNVDIPKGNLKGLNLKKPNLDMNAPDFDINAPSGKLKMPKFGFSGSKPKGPDLKVKSPDLNLKSPKIKGGLDTPDMDLTLPQSDLKGPNLDIKSPDIDVNAPSGKFKMPKFKMPSFGMSGLKGPQMNVDANIDQPDINLSTSTPKLNAGINGPDMGINEPNVDLKGPKTDLKLPDMDMPSGKLKMPTFKMPDLGLSGPKLKTPDYELNTPDIDLSAPKIKGDFDSPDFNIKGHKPDITAPDMNVDMPKGNLKGLNLKKPNLDMNAPDFDLNAPSGKLKLPKFSISGSKPKGPNLNINSPNLNLKSPKIKGGLDTPNMDLTLPQSDLKGPNLDIKSPDIDVNGPSGKFKMPKLKMPSFGMSGPKIKTPDYELKTPEMDLSAPNIKADFDSPDFNIKGHKPDITAPDMNVDIPKGNLKGLNLKEPNLDMNEPDFDINAPSGKLKLPKFGFSGSKPKGPDLKFKSPDLNLKSPKIKGGLDTPDMDLTLPQSDLKGPNLDIKSPDIDVNGPSSKFKMPKLKMPSFGMSGLKGPQMNVDADIDQPDINLSTSTPKLNAGINGPDIGINGPNVDLKGPKTDLTFPDLDMPSGKLKMPNFKMPDLCLSGPKLKTPDYELKTPEMDLSAPKIKGDFDSPDFNIKGHKPDITAPDMNVDIPKGNLKGLNLKKPNLDMNAPDFDINTPSGKLKLPKFGFSGNKPKGPDLKINSPDLNLKSPKMTGGLDNPNMDFTLPQSDLKGPNLDIISPDIDVNAPSGKFKMPKLQMPSFGMSGLKGPQMNVDADVDRPDINLSTSIPKLNAGINGPDMGINEPNVELKGPKTDLKRPDMDMPSGKWKMPTLKMPDLGLSGPKIKTPDYELKAPEMDLFKANFDSPDFNIIGHKPNITAPDMNVDMPKGKLKGLNIEKPNLYMNAQDFDIDAPSGKMKLPKLSLSGSKLEGQDFNVNSPKMNNPKIRRGIDSPDFQGMGSDYDVYAQMHAKDLAVQKGKIKGVKTYDMDVPSRDIRIPGGFDIDENWNTMSVPKPHASRSREHFAVTHSNMGMNTMQGSPHIGGRADYYGRTNKIPKSHYTTDDICYTWKGMPSIDGRGNRQIENGQTSSGRRQTMRGLQSHAMDLEVPESTLKGRFNLPKLI
- the LOC127625796 gene encoding neuroblast differentiation-associated protein AHNAK-like isoform X1; translated protein: MAGHRRSLSDSLLLDDNVSGGMSEFTDLDFHEEDGIVDANIHFNQKKRKEGLDVLKFNDKVQVLTKYDLKSSKSMDSLDQNVRAPDEMWKDSYDKLYNNKVKKYMKGNKSFQENRDSLTGQRERPTSDISKSHLMDFPTADCKSKVNVAACLQNADRMRPTPYATEPAYKFGAFMAHDDTRDSTSEYNSDLLQGPDLMRAEKIKADIASDVDNEINIHGRKLKNRKIDLGISTPDSNLTLPNTKGAPVINLTKGNFKSPKAELNDHDIDMEVPSSLLKGAKLKLPKFNLPGFNKTDIDYDGKIEGSKLALSSSELGAGLNGSNSQIDGPQADFKGQKADFTLPDMDMPSGKLKMPTFNMPDFGPSGPKIKTPDYELKTPEMDLSAPKINTDFDSPDFNIKGHKADITAPDINVDMPKGKLKGPNLKKPKLDIDASDLDINAPSGKLKLPKFGLSGSKPKGPDLQINSPDLNLKSPKIKGGLDTPDMDLTLPQSDFKGPDLDINSPDFDVNGPSSKFNMPKLKMPRFGLSGLERPHMNVDTDIDQADLNLSTSTPKINTGIHGPDIGIHGPNIDIKGSKTDLKLPEMDMPSGRLKTPTFKMPDFGLPSPKLKTPDYELKTPEMDLSAPKIKGEFDSPDFNIKGHKPDITAPDMNVDMPKGNLKGLNLKKPNLDMNAPDFDLNAPSGKLKLPKFGISGSKPKGPNLNINSPNLNLKSPKIKGGLDTPNMDLTLPQSDLKGPNLDIKSPDIDVNGPSGKFKMPKLKMPSFGMSGPKIKTPDYELKTPEMDLSAPKIKADFDSPDFNIKGHKPDITAPDMNVDIPKGNLKGLNLKKPNLDMNAPDFDINAPSGKLKMPKFGFSGSKPKGPDLKVKSPDLNLKSPKIKGGLDTPDMDLTLPQSDLKGPNLDIKSPDIDVNAPSGKFKMPKFKMPSFGMSGLKGPQMNVDANIDQPDINLSTSTPKLNAGINGPDMGINEPNVDLKGPKTDLKLPDMDMPSGKLKMPTFKMPDLGLSGPKLKTPDYELNTPDIDLSAPKIKGDFDSPDFNIKGHKPDITAPDMNVDMPKGNLKGLNLKKPNLDMNAPDFDLNAPSGKLKLPKFSISGSKPKGPNLNINSPNLNLKSPKIKGGLDTPNMDLTLPQSDLKGPNLDIKSPDIDVNGPSGKFKMPKLKMPSFGMSGPKIKTPDYELKTPEMDLSAPNIKADFDSPDFNIKGHKPDITAPDMNVDIPKGNLNGLNLKKPNLDMNAPDFDINAPSGKLKLPKFGFSVSKPKGPDLKVKSPDLNLKSPKIKGGLDTPDMDLTLPQSDLKGPNLDIKSPDIDVNAPSGKFKMPKFKMPSFGMSGLKGPQMNVDADIDQPDINLSTSAPKLNAGINGPDIGINGPNVDLKGPKTDLKLPDMDMPSGKLKMPTFKMPDLGLSGPKVKTPDYELNTPDFDLSAPKIKGDFDTPDFNIKGHKPDITAPDMNVDMPKGKFKGLNLKKPNLDMNAPDFDMNAPSGKLKLPKFAISGSKPKGPNLNINSPNLNLKSPKIKGGLDTPDMDFTLPQSDLKGPNLDIKSPNIDVNGPSGKFKMPKLKMPSFGMSGPKIKTPDYELKTPEMDLSAPKIKADFDSPDFNIKGHKPDITAPDMNVDIPKGNLKGLNLKEPNLDMNEPDFDINAPSGKLKLPKFGFSGSKPKGPDLKFKSPDLNLKSPKIKGGLDTPDMDLTLPQSDLKGPNLDIKSPDIDVNGPSSKFKMPKLKMPSFGMSGLKGPQMNVDADIDQPDINLSTSTPKLNAGINGPDIGINGPNVDLKGPKTDLTFPDLDMPSGKLKMPNFKMPDLCLSGPKLKTPDYELKTPEMDLSAPKIKGDFDSPDFNIKGHKPDITAPDMNVDIPKGNLKGLNLKKPNLDMNAPDFDINTPSGKLKLPKFGFSGNKPKGPDLKINSPDLNLKSPKMTGGLDNPNMDFTLPQSDLKGPNLDIISPDIDVNAPSGKFKMPKLQMPSFGMSGLKGPQMNVDADVDRPDINLSTSIPKLNAGINGPDMGINEPNVELKGPKTDLKRPDMDMPSGKWKMPTLKMPDLGLSGPKIKTPDYELKAPEMDLFKANFDSPDFNIIGHKPNITAPDMNVDMPKGKLKGLNIEKPNLYMNAQDFDIDAPSGKMKLPKLSLSGSKLEGQDFNVNSPKMNNPKIRRGIDSPDFQGMGSDYDVYAQMHAKDLAVQKGKIKGVKTYDMDVPSRDIRIPGGFDIDENWNTMSVPKPHASRSREHFAVTHSNMGMNTMQGSPHIGGRADYYGRTNKIPKSHYTTDDICYTWKGMPSIDGRGNRQIENGQTSSGRRQTMRGLQSHAMDLEVPESTLKGRFNLPKLI